The Oryza brachyantha chromosome 6, ObraRS2, whole genome shotgun sequence region TTAGTATATATACTTTTCTAACCTTTGGTATATTCTCCGTATATACGAGTAtctatttattcaaacatatGTCAAACTGTCAGTTTCATTCCCGTTTTTTTGCGgttgtttttttacttgagTATAAAGGTAATACTTTCTCCGTTTTGTATTTGACgttattgacttttggatatatgtttggtaattcgtcttattcaaaaatttgtatagttattaattattttggtataatttaagtattactaaagaaactttaagattgatttgtaattttgcatgtttggataaatattttaaatagggcaaatgatcaaacatattgAATATAGATCTAAAATTCAATGACGTCCGAAAAGAGTAGCtcctaaaataattatatattattgtaaaaGTTATGTAGACAAAAATCCACCTACATACTCAcggtatattttaaatatgacgtcgttaaccatttgtcttattaaaattttttgtgcaaatatgaaaaatgacaGGTTATGCTTAAAGTCCTCCAATAATTaaacaatcacaaaaaaatattacataaattttttatataagattaatggttaaatatatatctaaaaactaacgGGGTCAGACGAAAAAGGAGAGGTAGTATTGTTTAtgatttaaactaaaattttgaaaggtTCAATACTGATTAAAGTTTCAATGTTTGACCGAGTAAAATCAACagtgtcatatatatatggagacAATACATCGTATAAGCAACAGTGTCCTCCTCTTAACCCCGATTATTATCGCCCCATTGTAGTTTCTTTGGAGCACGTGAAATTTTGACTGATCTTAGGATGATTGTACTGGTGATTTATAGGAATATACATTACAATTTATTTAAGAGGAATTATTCtgcatttagaaaaaaatctaatttatcGGGGTTTTTAGATATGCTTGGGTGGGGAATTATTGATTGTAATATATTGGTCCAATTCAATGGTTTTGCTCTTGGTATTTCGATGAAAATATTCGAAGGAGGCAATCTTGAAGGGAGAAATTAACAGTATTGCTTCGAGCCCTGACCCATTCTCTAGTTTCACTTTtatattttcgcttatgtttatacttgcaagtcaaaatttaaacttttaatcttaaatttaaagctgactttggagttttttatcatattttattttctagccaaaatttgtataaaaacatattttctatacaactaaaaatatgaaaatgaatTAGTACAGACATTATCGGTCTGTATGACCGTATGTCCGTATCTATTTCGTTTGCATCTTGACAATGGTCCAGGGAGAGAGGTGAACCACCATGCATGGCGGCCTGCATTGCCTGAGCGTGaccaagaagaagagaaaaaagccCGACAATGGGTGGTTATTTggcttatttaataaaatgccacatgatatatttataaataaaaaatattttatgaataattttgttatagaAGTGTTCTTGGTGATTAAAAAccaagctgaaaaataaactaggataaaaacttcaaaatattttaaatttaaagttaaaaattatattttagcttataaatataatcagaaacgaaaagatacgCGTGAATAACCGTGCAATTAGGGTTGCTGCTACTAGTTGGGCGTGCACTAATGACTTAGGGGAGGGGTCAGGGGTCATGGCCTATCCAAAAGGTGATGATGACCACCTATCTCtctcttgaaaaaaatgttgacCATATATTCGCCGGTCGGAAAAAAGTTTAGtgtaatttattactactagTATGCTGTAAGAggattatttattgttatcCTCAATTTattatagatatttaatatttaggaaaaaattggttaaacttttaaaatattagctATCTATAACTTCTCAAACGATGAGTATAAAACGGTACGCAAATATTTACtcctaaaatatattgtaataccataaattgataagattttataaattgatCTAATACCAAGTTTATGATAAAGTTTGAAAAGTTTGACCCAAGCTTATTTTTGATACTACTATTGATGACCGAATGGAGCAGCTAAGTAAGAGAGATGCTAGTTTTGGTTGGAGAATTGTAGTCTTGTGGAAAGGTGTGGAAGAAAATTATGAGAAAGATTAAAAAAGAAGCATCCATAGAGACAAATATGGCCGTGATcttgattaattttaaatttagtagACGATCCTGGAGTCGAGATGTcttgcatgtttgcaatagagCAGAAGATTATCATCGCGGGGTCAttgtttcattcttttttaaaaaaaataaccaaacaacatatttgtaaagaaaaaaatttatgaacaatatgtttatatgcatgttttcttagtgatctaCAAGCAAAGATtgagaaataaactacaataaagacctcaaatttaatttaagaataagtataaacaaaaacaagtgggtgattattttgatgtatGCTCACAATAATTAGGTACTCTCGACCCAAATACCTTTGTTGAaactattcaaaattattttttagttgctTTTTCATcaatccaagaaacaaaatcaaaattcagtacagaaataaattatgctaacaaagaaaacgaaaagggaattttttctttaatctgattttgttttctccttGCACAAATTAATCATGTTTTTTGCTAATAAAAAGTAGTGGTTAATCTTGTTTTCTCCTTGAAACCTACCccttcatcccaaaataaaccaaattttcactttttacctataatttttgactcttcgtcttattcaattttttttcgattgatatttttgtttttattagatgataaattatgaatagtgctctacgtgtgactaatttttttttctaattttctaaatttttttcaaataatatggatagttaaacgttggacacggaaaccgggAAATTGGTTATGGACcgatggttttttttctccaaatcgACACCATTGATTGGTCTTGTGAACACCTCATGTTATGTGTTACCAGGACCACATAAGCTGCTCTTATGGAGCAAGGACATGTTAAATTCACCAAGAATTGGGCACCACgtatgaaaatttttctatgtctcatttaaaatattacaacgtcattattatttgataataaatgtTTTAACTCGATGGCAAAACTCGGGTGCCACtgatcataatattttttaaaatctctCTTCGGCATATttactttttcttaaaaatagaataaCATATGTGTATTGAAGAGAAGTTCGTAGGTGTGTTTGATGGAACCAATATATAATGGACCTTTACACGTCTATGTCGTTTTAATAGCATCTCATCACACGATTTTTGTGGTTGTTTGGAAGTAAATATCACGGCTAACAGAAAAAAGGCAATGTCTTATCTCATCCAAATGTTTATGCTTTTGTGCTAGACGTGGATGTCTATAGCATCGTTCGTAATATTTTTCGTGAAAGAAAACATCCGCTTGTTATTCATAAACTAAAACGTGTAAACTATATTTTCACTAGTTCTACACGAAAAAAACAGCATATCAACTAAATCTTCTTTAAAACCAGATCGTTTCCCTACCATAAGAACTTCCCAAAACAAACTGAGTTGTTGCCGAGTCATCTACACGCTGACTCATTCATCGCGAAACAACAAGTCCCACATTTAATCCAACCAACCACCTCTACGTTTCGGAATCGTGAATCCAATGTATTAAACACTTTTCTTATCCCAAAATTTCACCTTTCTCCTTCAATCATCATCACACCAccccctcctcttctcttccACCCCTCCCTATTCAACCAGCCTACCTTCCCTATAAATAACCGGGCCTCCCATTACACCCCCCGACACACCACAGCGCTCATACCCGCAGCGCACACAAaaccgcctccctccctcgtAATTACGGTTCTGCCCCCCGCCCGCCGTGCGAGCGAAGCCATGAAGCTGGAGGTCGTGCCGAAGCAGAGGGCCATGGAGGCCGAGCAGAGGGAGGAGGCCATGGAGATGAGCGGCCTGGAGCTGTGGAAGCACGAGAAGCCCGTCATGTTCtacctcccgccgccgccgccgccacagctGGCGTgtgaggaggcggcggtgggggcggcgacgacgctggTGCCGCCGCTCAACTTCGCGATGGTCGACGACGGCATCTTCCGCTCCGGCTTCCCCGCGGCGGCCAACTTCCGGTTCCTCAAGTCGCTCAACCTACGCTCcatcgtgtgaggaattttttttgccttcTTCTCTTAGCCCGTTTTGCATCTGGCGGGGGCAGGACCCTGCAGTGTGCGTGCGTGGTGGCGCGTGTTCGTTCGCGTGGTTCTGACGGCGGCCTTGGGGCTCCAGGTACCTGTGCCCGGAGCCGTACCCGGAGACGAACACGGAGTTCCTAGCCAAGAACGGGATCAAGCTCCACCAGTTCGGAATCGAGGGGCGCAAGGTAAAACGAAAGATGAGCTGATTTTAGccgtttttgtttttcttctcacCGAATTCGCTGTTACCTCTCGTCGTCGATAGCGATTCGTGCCAGAAGCACATCGGCGGGATGCTTATTAAGACTTAAGATTATTAAACTGATTGCTTTTAggtaatataatatatacatacatggcATGCTTTCCAAGAACTGGCGCAGTTGATCGTTCGTGTTGTCCATCTTAGATTGGTAGTGCTGCCACTTGGGTGATTTGGGGGAGAATTCGATGTCTACTCTTTTATTTATCATCAACTGACTTTCCAAAAAGGGTCCTTCCATCTCTACGCCTAGGGCCTAGGCTCATGTTTGTTCTACCTTGGTCCTTGGGGAATTTTCGTTATCTAAAAAAGACCCGCTGAATTTTCAAATTCCACGGCGAATCGGCGGTGGTCCCTGTCAGCATTGTTAATCAAGCCAGCTGTGCGGCGGATTTTAAACAAttctttttccaaaatatTACGAATTTTTATTGGCATGATCCTGTAATTACAAGGCTATCATCAGTGAGTGTCCATCACCCCTTTTGGCAGAGAGCATCTTCTCTGTACAGGAGGCTGGAGCTGCCTTTtcgtttcttttcttgtttgaaTGATTTCTTCACTGTTTCTGATAAGTAGGTAAATCTTGAAATTACTTTGATATTGGAATTACTTTAATACAGGAATTTTCTTGTTCTGACTTCAGTGTGAGCAGCTTAGTTTCCTATTCATGTCCTGTACTAATATCTGTTCACCGTCCTGTTCAACCCTAAGCTTTCTAGAACTCTGTTGGTTTTTGTTGGCAGCTTTAATGACCTCAATAGTGGGGAAATTTTCAGTTAATGTTATGATTCTTTTGATTACATTAAATATGCATGACTGAAAAAAAAGCAGTTTGTGAAagttttttcaatttaaataTTGTCAAAGTTGTTCACGTAAATTTCTTGGTCGATGCAGAACTCTTAGTTGTTCTGTATATGCAGCCCAATCCacattgcatatatttttccatttgTCAAAGTTCTAAAGCATAATGTATTAGCTGCTTGAGGCAAGATGCATGAAATGGAGTTGTAGTTTTCCGCTATGCAGATGGCACTAAGAATAGATATAACAGAGTGCACACCGGTATCCACACATTCCTCTGTCCAATATCTTGTCTGGTTGTTTGCCGGACCTATCTTGTATTGTTGTTGATGGGAGCACTAACGGTCTGGATCTGCCTCAGTTTTTCAAGAACTGTAAGTTTGTGCTAGTATGCTAGATACAAAAATCGGCAGATGAAGTTGAGAGGATGGACAACAAACCTGA contains the following coding sequences:
- the LOC102712730 gene encoding probable tyrosine-protein phosphatase DSP2, whose amino-acid sequence is MKLEVVPKQRAMEAEQREEAMEMSGLELWKHEKPVMFYLPPPPPPQLACEEAAVGAATTLVPPLNFAMVDDGIFRSGFPAAANFRFLKSLNLRSIVYLCPEPYPETNTEFLAKNGIKLHQFGIEGRKEPFVNIPDDKIREALKVVLDVRNQPLLIHCKRGKHRTGCVVGCLRKLQKWCLSSVFDEYQRFAAAKARSTDQRFMELFDVSSLKHLTASQC